The genomic region GTCAAGCGATGCGCTGGGCAGGGGCGTGGACATGCGCAATCAATTCCGTTCAGTGTTTGGCGGCGGGTCAGAGTCCCCGAGCAGAGGACACGCGTTGCGCGGAGTATGCAAGCACGCGCAGGTAAGCAAAGTGACCAAGGCGCAGCAATGTGGGGCGTCGGGTGTGATAATCCCGAGCCCTGTATTATCCATAAAATTCAGGCTTCTGCCAGCGGTTGCTTGGATTGCGTCTTAGCTTATTGGCAGATCGGGCGTGTAGGGCACGTCCGTGTTGCCGTAATCAAGGCCCATCTTGTGCAGTTCGCTTGTGATCTGGGAACGATGATGGGTTTGATGATTTAACAGTTGCACCAGAAACAGCTGTCGGGGCAGCTTGCGGGTGACGCCATCGGGGAAGGGAAGTTCGCGGATTTCATCCTGCCAGCTGTGATCGGCGCCTTCGACGAATTCGGTTATGTCGGCATCGACTTCGGCCCGCATGGCCTTGAGCGTTTCGAAATCGTCGGCAACGATGGTGGTTGGTGCGAACGGACCAGCTTCACCGGTACGCAGTATGGTCAGAATGCGCAGATCAACATACAGGATGTGGTTTAGGGTGTTGTGGATGGAGCCAAAGAACATATTGCGATCCAACCGCCGTTCGACATCGCCGATCTGATCGCAGAGGTCAAACAGCACGCCGTTCTGCCAGCTGTTATAGGTCGCCATGCAGCGGCCATAGTCGTTGAAATTCATCTTGGACATTTTGAAACCGCTCCTTCCAGAGGCGCAATCAGGCCTGGTTTTTCTTGGTTGTCATGGGTTTAACCAATACTACCGCATGTCGCGGGCCGTGGCACTGAAATACATCAAGGGCGGCATCCGATTGAATGCCGCCCTTGCTTTTTGTGTGTTTGCGATCAAACCCGGTTAGTGGGTCATGATCCGTTCCGGGCCCATCAGGGTGGTCGGAAGCCAAGTCGATATCACCGGGACATAGGTGATCAGGATCAGGAAGCCCAGCAGGATCAGAAGCCACGGGAAGGCAGCCTTCACGACCTTGAGCAACGGCATGCCGGTAATCCCGGATGTCACAAACAGGTTCAATCCGACCGGTGGTGTGATCATGCCGATTTCCATATTGACCACCATGATGATGCCCAGATGGATCGGATCAATGCCCAACTGCATGGCAATCGGGAACAGGATCGGCGCCATGATCAGAAGGATCGCCGATGGTTCCATGAAGTTGCCGGCAATCAGCAAAACGATGTTAACAACAATCAGGAAGCCCCATGCCGGCAGGCCCCATCCAATGATGGTTTCGGCAATGGTGTGCGGGATACGTTCAGAGGTCAGAACATGGGCAAACAGCATCGCGTTGGCGATGATGAACATCAGCATGATAGTGACTTTACCGGCATCCAGCAGGACGTGACGGACTTCCTTGTCAAACGGGATCAGGACCAGTGCCTTGCCCATTTTCGGAAGGTTGTGCGCCATCAGGCTGCCAATGCCGGTATTGCCGTTTTCTGGCACCCATGAAAGTTCCTTGATCGGGCCCATATCGCGGTAAAACAGCACCGCAACAAACATGGCATAGAACGCGGCAACCGCCGCGGCCTCGGTCGGGGTGAAGACCCCGCCATAAATGCCACCCATGATCAGCAGAACCAGCAACAGGCCACCCGATGCCGAAAACAGCGCACCGCCCCATTCACCAAGGGTCGGGCGGGGCTGGCTTGGCAGTTTCTTGATGCGTGCAACGATATAGATCGCAATCATCAACATCAGGCCGACCATGATCCCCGGAATAACGCCAGCAAGGAACATGCGACCAACCGAAACCTCGGTCGCGGCGGCGTAAACAACCATCACGATGGATGGAGGGATCAGAATACCAAGCGTACCGGCATTACAGATCACACCAGCCGCAAAGCTTTGCGGGTAACCTGCGCGCACCATACCGGCAATCACGATGGAGCCGATGGCAACGACGGTTGCCGGGCTTGACCCCGAAACAGCCGCAAACAGCATGCAGGCCAGAACCGATGCCATGGCAAGACCACCGGGGAACCAGCCCACGGTATCAATGGCAAAGCGGATCAGACGGCGGGCAACCCCGCCGGTCGACAGGAAGGCCGATGCCAGAATGAAGTAGGGAATGGCAAGAAGGGTGTAGTGTTCCATCCCGCCAAAAAGCTTTTCTGCCAGGGTGGCAAGGCTATCGTCGCCAAAAAGAAGGATGGTCGAAAGCGACGCAACACCCAGCGAAATGGCAATCGGTGCGCCAAGCGCCATCAAGCCAAACAGCAGGATAAACAGGAATGCGATAGTCATTTGAATGTTCCCCCTGTCCGGCTTACGACTTTGGCGTCGAAGCGGTGGCGGACTTGTCGTCCTCCACGGTGCTTGCGCCAAGCTGATCAATCGCTTCGCGCGCTTCGTCAGCCAGATTGAAGCCAACCTGTTGGCCGGTAATGATGCGCCAGCCAACCTGTGCCAGACGGAATGCCAGCAAAGCGGCACCCACCGGCATGATCAGATAGACGATCCACAGCATGATCGGGCTGTCTTCAGCTTCCATTTCAAGCATGTGGTTGAAGCTGACCAGCTCCCAGCCGCCAATAATCAGCCAGCTTGAATACAGAATGCCGGCCGCGACAACGATCAGACCGATGACGCGCTGGGCATTCTTGGGGAACAGGCGAACGAGGGCGTCCACCCCGATGTGCGACCCAACCTTGACCCCATAGGACATGCCAAACAGGATCAGCCAGGCAAAAAGAAATTCCGTGGTTTCCAAGGCCCAGGTCAGGCCGGAATTGAACACGTAACGCATGACGACGTTTACAAAGGTAAGCGACGTCATAGCGGCGAGCAGGAGGGCAATAATGCCCTCCTCCAGCCGGTTAACGACCGTTGAGATCATCTTGAACGGCCCTTTTCCGATGATGTTGGGAAAAAAGTACGGATCAGTTGCACGCAGCAGCGGCGTCGATGATGTCCTGGCCGATATCGCCAGAGAACTCATCCCAAACCGGTTTCATTGCAGTCTGCCATTTGGCGAATTCTTCGCCGGAAAGCTGCAGGATTTCGGTTTCGCCGGAGTCAATAACTGCCTGACGCTGTTCTGCGGTTAGTTCCGCCGACAGGCCGTTTGCGTAATCGCTGGCTTCTTTCATCGCCTGCGCAAGGCCGTCGCGGATTTCCGGATCCAGACCTTCCCACCACTTGGTCGAGGTAACGACCATGTAGTCAAGCAGACCGTGGTTGGATTCGGTGATGTAATCCTGAACTTCGAAGAACTTTTTGGAATAGATGTTCGACCAGGTGTTTTCCTGACCGTCAACAACGCCGGTCTGAAGGGCCGAATAAGTTTCCGAGAAGGCCATTTTCTGCGGAACCGCATCAACAGCTTCGAACTGGGCGGCGATCACGTCAGACGACTGAATACGGAATTTCTGACCAGCAGCATCTTCCGGTGCGCGCAGCGGCTTGTTGGCCGAAAGCTGTTTCAGGCCGTTGTGCCAGTAACCAACACCGGTCAGACCTTTGGACGACATTGCGTTCAGCAATTCCTGACCTTTTTCGCCATTCTGGAAGCAGGAAACCGCATCCATGTCCTTGAACAGGAACGGAAGATCATAGACCTGAAGTTTCTTGGTCCATTTGCCGAATTTTGCGAGCGACGGTGCACCGAACTGAACGTCACCACGCAGGATGGCGGCAAGAACCTTGTCGTCATCAAACAGCTGCGAGTTCGGATAGATTTCGATCTGGACCTTGTCGCCAAGAATTTCTTCGGCGCGTTTTTTGAAGAAGTCGGCACCCTGGCCTTTCGGGGTGTTCGGCGCAACAACGTGCGCGAACTTGATCACTTCCTGTGCCGAGGCGGCAAAGTTGGACCCCAGAAGTGCTGCGGCGGCAACGCCAGCAGCAAGAATGCTTTTGCTGATAGGACGCATCAAAACGTCTCCCTTGATGAATTAAATCTGTTTTCCCGTTAGCGCGCCATTTTTGGCGTCGTTCTAAAACGCCGTTTGGCGCTGTGCCGTAATCAGCAAGCACCGGGCCAGTTCGAAATCAGTTGGATTTATGTAATTATATCAATGAAATAAGGTTGATTTCATGTTGCTGCGGCGCAACAAATTTTAGCTATTTCGTGCGTGAAGGCGCACACGTATTTCGCGGCAGTGTGCGGACTGCCGCACACTATGCCGGGCGCGGATTTGACGGACCGGACGACAGAAAAAAGCCCGTCTAACTGACGGGCTCGTGATCGGTTGATTAGCGCGGGCGTCGGAATTCGGCCGGGACAATGTTGTATTTGGTCAGCTTGTCGTAAAACGTCTTGCGCGGCACGCCAAGCGCACTGACCGTGGCCGTAACATTGCCGCCATGTTCGCGCAGGGCTTCGGTAATCAGGCTTTTTTCAAATGCCTCGACTTGCTGGGGCAGGGGGACGGCATAATTGTCTTCGCCATCCTCGTTGTTTGTCAGGGGATCAAGACCAAGAACACGGCGTTCGGCGGCATTGCGGAGCTCGCGCACATTGCCCGGCCAGTCATAGGCATTGAACCGTGCCAGTTCCGCCGCACTCAAGGCGGTGACGGTACGGTCGAACCGCTTGGCGGCATCACGGGTGAAATATTCAAACAACAGCGCGATGTCATCCTTGCGATCACGAAGTGGCGGGATATGCAGTTGCACGACATTCAGGCGATAATAAAGATCTTCGCGAAACGCACCGCGTGCCGATGCGGACCGCAGATCAACCTTGGTGGCAGCAATAACCCGCAAGTCGATTGGCAGAACCCGGTTTGATCCAAGCCGTTCAACCGCGCGTTCCTGCAAAACCCGAAGAAGCTTGATTTGCAGCGCTAGCGGCATGCTTTCGATTTCATCAAGGAACAGCGTGCCCTTGTCGGCAAATTCGAACTTGCCGATGCGTTTGTGATCGGCCCCGGTGAAGGCGCCGGCTTCGTGGCCAAACAGTTCTGATTCAATCAGATGTTCGGGCATGCCGCCGCAATTCACCGCCACAAACGGGCCGGGGCGCCCCGACATTTCATGCAGATTTCGTGCGATTACTTCCTTGCCCGATCCGGTTTCGCCGTTGATCAGGACATGGGCGTTGGTGGCCGCGACATTGCCGATGAGGGTGCGCAGCTTTTCCATCGCCGGATTACGACCAATGAAGTCCGATGCGTTTTTGGAATGGCGCGCGAGTTCGATCTTGAGTGTGCGGTTCTCAAGCACAAGGGCGCGGTGGCTCATTGCGCGGCGGGTAATGTCGATGAACAGATCCGGGGCATAGGGCTTTTCGATAAAATCAAATGCCCCGTCATGCATGGCCTGAACGGCGGTTGCGACATCCCCATGCCCGGTGACCAGAATTACCGGCATTTCCGGATCGATCTTTTTGACCTCTGTCAGCAGATCAAGGCCGTCCATTTTCGGCATGCGAATGTCGGAAATCACAATGCCCGGCCAGCCTTTTTTCAGGCGTTCAACCGCAGACGCGGCGTCCGAGAAAACTTCGACAGGGATGTCGGCAAGCTCCAGCGTTTGGTGTGCGGCTTCACGCACATCTTCGTCATCGTCAACAAACAGAACGCATTCGGCACTGGTTGGCACTGGCTTATCCTTTGACCCGATAACACGATCAGAGGACAATTTGCTTGTCAGCCCTGATCGTGATGGTTTGCAAGGTATGTGCGGGTTTCTGAGGGTGTTTTAGCAGCCGTGAAGGCGGGCGTCGAGATGCTGTTTTTCGGTTCCGTATCGCCGGGGCCATCATAGCGGAGCTCGACAATGAAGGATGCGCCGCCTTGCGGGCGGTTTTCCGCACGGAGCGTTCCACCAAAGCTTCGAATGATGCCATAACAGATTGAAAGGCCAAGCCCCAGGCCATCACCAAACGGTTTGGTGGTAAAGAAGGGATCAAAAAGCTTGGGCAGGTTGTCTGGCAAAATGCCATGCCCGTTGTCATTAACCTTCACAATCACACGGTCTTCGCCGCCGGTGATCGCGATATCAATTTCGGGGTTGGCCATATTCTGGCAGGCATCCGCCGCGTTATTGATGAGATTGGTAAAGACCTGGGTCAGCTGATTGGCCTCGGCAATGACGTGTTTGACATCGCCGTGCTGGTGCAGGGTGATGTTTTCGACACCCGCACGTCCGCTTTCAATCGCAAGATCAATTGCCATCTGCATCTGGGCCGGGACATCGACCGGATGATTATCCTGTTCCGGGCGGCGCGAAAATGTTTTGAGGTTGCCGGTAATCCGCCCCATGCGGTCGGTCAGTTCTGAAATCCGTTGCAGATTGCGGTTCGCCGTTTCCTTATTGTCGCGCGCGATGAACTTCATCGCGTTTTCCGCATAGTTCCGAATGGCGGTCAGGGGCTGGTTGATTTCATGGGCGATCCCGGCGGACATCTGACCAAGGGCGGCAAGCTTGCTGGTTTGGACCAGTTCGGCCTGGGCTGTGCGAAGCGCGTCTTCGGTACGGGATCGCTCGGTAATTTCCTCTGCCAGGCGCTGGTTGGTGTTCATAAGATCGGTCGTGCGCAGGCGAACCTGACGTTCCAGTTCGCGTTGCGACCAGTCGCGGATTTCAAGCTGTTCAAGCATCGCGCGCCGGCGTTGCAGGATGATGAAAATCAGACCGGTCAGAATGATATGCGCAGCCCCGCCCATTGCACCGGCACTGATCACGGATCGATCCAGCACGGATTTATCGGTCAAAAGAAACATCCGCCAGCCCTGCTTGGGAAGTGTGCTTGCCGTGACCAGATAGGTTGTCTTGTCTGGCGTGGTCTGGCGCGTTTGCGGTTTGCCGGTTGCTTGTTCGTTGGCGGTTCGTGCCTCGTCTTCGCTGGCAACCGGGCCGAGGCTGAGGATTGCCGGGTTATCGTCAACCGGCCATGCCCCATCCAGCAACGGCATGGGTTCAAGCGGATAGTCACCATATTTGCGCGACGCGATCAGGCGGGGACGGTCATTGTTACCGAGCCCGGCAAGGTCGCGAAACCGCCAATCGAGGTTGGATGAAATGATAACGACGCCGTTCTGATCGGTGACCAGAACGCTTTCGCTGCCGCGCGCCCAACGTTGCACAAGGGTTTCAAGGTGGGTCTTGACCACCACGGCCCCAGCAAAACGCGTCCCGTCCGGGCGCACCGGGTGGGAGATATAATAACCCGGTACGTTCGAGGTAATCCCGAAGGCAAAGTAATGACCGGTCAGGCCGCTTTTGGCCTGCTGGAAATAGGGGCGGAAGGAAAAGTTGCGCCCGATAAAGGACGCATCGCTGTTCCAGTTGCTGGCAGCCAGGGTGTCGCCATTTTGATCCATGAAATAGATGTCTGAGGCGCCGCTGTCGGCTGCCAGTTTTTCAAGGTAAATGTTGACGGCCTTGGCAATCACCGGATCGGCATAGATTGCAAGATCGATGATGCGCTTATCCGATGCCAGCGTAATCGGCAGATATTCGTGTTCCTTGATCGCGCCCTGAAGGTTGGATCGATACAGTTCAAGCTTGTTGCGCCCATCTTCCGTGATGTCGATCAGCTTTGCCTCATGCCAGAACGTCGTGACCAACCACACGGTTACCGGCAGCAGTGCAAGCAAACCGCATAATACGATCCGGGATATTCTTTTGATTGAAACCGAAGAGTTCAGCATTCTGTCCACGTTGGCGTTGGGCTTTGATCGACCCCTTCTTAAGGGTGGGAAGTCTTCCCTTAAAGGTGGGGCGCCGGGATTAGATTACAAAAAGATTTCAAAGCCCAGCGCAAATTTTACCGATGTTTCTCATGCTTGATAATCGTTGGATCAGGCTGTACCTATCAGGAAAGCATCCGCGGGATTTTCAAACCATATTTATGCACGGTTGATCAAGCCCGAACAAACCTGTCAGGAAAGTTCCCTGCATGAACGACGAAGACACACACCTGATCTGGGTTCTGGCCGATGACCGGACCGGCAATGTCAATCAGTGTTTGGGGGTTGCCGAGGCATTGGCACAGCCTTTCAAGCGCATTGATATCGGGTTTACGAAATTTGTGCGTCTTCCGAACTTTATCCGCAGAACCAGTCTGATCGGGATTGATGAGGCATCGCGCAGGCGACTGGTGGCGCCCTGGCCGGATCTTGTCATCTGTTGCGGGCGGCGTTCTGCACCCGTGGCACGCTGGATCAAAAAGCAAAGTCGCGGCCATACTCGCATTTGCATCATCATGCGACCGGATGGCTTCGAAAGTGCCTTTGACCTGATTGCCGTGCCGGCACATGACCGTTCTGTCATTCGTGAAAATATCGTCGAAATTCCGGGTGCGCCGCACCGTGTGACCGAAAGCAGGCTTTTGATCGAGGCCGACAAATGGCGCCCACATTTCAAAGGCCTGCCGGAGCCAAAGTTCGCCCTGATCATTGGCGGAAGTACCAAGCGCACGACCTTTACCAAAGACATGGCAGAACAACTGATCGACAAGGCGGTTGAGGCTGCAAGTGCGGTCAACGGGTCTTTGCTTGTCACCACCAGCCGCCGTACGGGTGTGGAAAACGAAGCCCTGATTGCCGAGCGGTTGGCAGCGTCCGGTGTGCCTTATCACCTGCATGACTGGACATCCCGGGCCGAAAACCCGTATTTCGGCTATCTCGCGCTTGCCGATGTGAAGATCGTGACAAGTGATTCCGTTTCGATGTGCTGCGAGGCGGCGGCGGCACCGGGTGGTGTCTATATCTTTGATCCCGATGGTCTGGCCAACAAGCGGCACAAACGCCTGCATCAAAGCCTTTATGAAGGCGGCTACGCCAGACCGCTTTTGCCCGACACCGAACTGGTGCCATTCAAGCATCCGTCCTTGCAGCCAGCCCGCATGGTTGCGCAGCGCTGTCTGGAGCTTTTGGGCGCCCCCTGACCTGAAAGGTCGATAACACCTTGTTTTGTTGTGGTGTATCGGGTCTATTCGCCGGGCACCACCACCAAGGAATATCGCCCCGATGTCTTCGTCCCCGACCGATCCCACCGCTGTGCGTGCGTTAAACGCACCGCAATTGTTTCCACGCCACATTGCGGTTGCGATTTTGGCTGCTGTTGCCTGCTTTTTTGCGGCAAACCATGTTGCCGCACGTCTGACATTTGAAAACGGGACAGGGCTGCTTCTGGCTGTTTTATGCCGCTCGGCTGTTGCGCTTTCGATCCTGATTGCGATTGTCTATTTCAAACGTCATTCCATTCGTTTGCCGCGTGGTCTGGTGCGCTGGCAATTGGTGCTTGGCCTGATGATCACGATCCAGAGCCTGTGTCTTTATTCCGCAGTGGCCCGTGTGCCGGTCGCCCTGGCGTTGCTGACGGCAAATACGTTTCCGATCATTCTGGCCTTGCTGACATGGGGGCTTGGCGGTCCACGCCCGACCTTGCGTGCGGCAGGTTTGATGTTGTTTATCCTGTCGGGCCTTGTGCTGGCGCTTGATCTGCCGGGTATTCTCGGCGGTGGGGCAGAGGTGACGTCAAGCTGGTGGCTGGGCATCGGCTTTGCGCTGATGGCAGCGACCGTTCTTTCGGTGGCCTTCTGGGTAACCGATCACAAGCTTGCCGGTATCAGCGGGCCGGTGCGCTCGATGTTCACCATGCTGGTTGTTTTTGTTTCGATGATCATTGCCGGGATCGGCGATGTTGTGCCGGGTGGCATGGGGCTTCCGAATGCCACGCCCGGATGGATGGGGCTTTTGGCCTTGATGCTGCTTTATGGCGGGGCGTTCGCGGTTCTGTTCATCAATGTGCCGCGTCTTGATATGGCGCGCAATGCGCCAGTAATGAATATGGAGCCAATCGCGACATTGCTGTTTGGCTGGGTCATTCTGGGGCAGATGATCAGCCCGATCCAGATGCTGGGCGGGCTGGTCGTGGTCAGCGGCATTGTCATCCTGACCCTGCGCAAAGGGGCATGAGCTGAATAAAAAAGGGAGCCATTTGGCTCCCTTCTTGCAGTGTGTTTGTTTTATCAGACGGCTTGTGAATGCCGCCCGTGCGCGTGGTTGAGATAGGTATCAAATGCGGCACAGACTGCACGCACCAACGGACGGCCCAACTCGCTCAGTTTAATGTAGTTCCCCTGAACCTCGACAATGCCATCCCGGGTCATTGCCTTGATGCGCTCAAGTTCTGGTGCGAAGCGATCGGCCGAAATGCCGTGGCTAGCGCAAACCGGGTCAAGGTCAACGGCAAGATTGCACATCAACTCATTAATGATGTCGCGGCGCAATTTGTCCTCATTGGTCAGGGCAACACCCTTTTCAATAGCGCATTTGCCGTCTTCGACCGCGCGCTGCCAGCGGGCCAGCGCCGGGTCATTTTGCGCATAACCCTGCGGCAGGGACGAAATTGCAGACGGGCCAAACCCGATCAGGGCTTCTGCCCGGTCGGTGGTGTAGCCCTGAAAGTTCCGGTGCAGCAGGCCATCAGACAGGGCGCGCGCCATGCTGTCGGCCTGATGGGCGAAGTGATCAAGGCCGATGGCGACAAAGCCATGCTTGGCAAGGCGGTTCTGAATTTCCTCATACTGCGCCCAGCGTTCCCCGGTATCTGGCAGGGCCTCGGTCGGGATAAGCTGTTGATGCTTTTTCATCCATGGCACATGGGCATAGCCAAAGACCGACAGGCGATCGGGGCAAAGCTCCACAGTCTGATCAACCGTTTCGCGCAGTGAGTCGACGGTCTGGAACGGCAGGCCATACATCAGATCGACATTGATGCCGGCAATCCCGTGCGAGCGCAATTTGGCAATCACATCACGGACAAGCTGCATGCTTTGAATGCGGTTAACCGCTGTCTGGACCTGTTGGTTGAAATCCTGAATGCCGATACTGGCACGGTTAAAGCCGCATTCGACCATGGCTTCCATGAAATCATCGGTCGCGGTGCGCGGATCCATTTCAATGGCAATTTCGGCATCATCAAGGATATCAAGGCGAGAACGAATTGCGGCCATGATGGCGCGCAGATCGTCGGCCTTGAGGATGGTCGGGCTGCCGCCGCCAAAGTGAATGTGCGACACCGTGAATTTCTGATCTGTGGGCAGTTTGCCAAGGGTGCCTTCGATCTCTGTCAGAAGGGCTGTGACATAGCCATTCACCGGTTTGTAAGTTTTGGTGATCTTGGTGTTGCAGCCGCAGAACCAGCACATTTCCTCGCAATAGGGGACATGCAGATAAAGCGAAAGCGGCTGTGCGGGATCAAGATCACCCAGCCAACCTTCAAACACCTCGCCATTCACATCGGCATGGAAATGCGGCGCGGTCGGATAGCTGGTATAGCGCGGCAGTCGCAGGTCGTATTTTTCGTAAAGGGCAAGCTGCATGACGGACATCCCGATAATTCGTTCTGTCCGTCTTTTGCATTATTCCAAACTTGCCTTCCTTGATATGCGTCAAGGGTGGGGAACAGGGAAGCCGTGTCGTTCGCTTAACGCCAGCAAAATGTTGTCCTTGCCATCAATGAAGGCATGACCATTTGCGGTGCCGGTTTGAAGCGATGATGTATCGCCGGATTTCAGGATCATTACCGGAAGTGACTGATGATCTTCGCCCAGAAGCGCAATCACATCGTGCCGAGGACGGGGCCAATTGATATGACGAATATCAAGCCCGGCAAGCAAGTCTGGGAAAGATCCCAAAACCCCATCAATCAACGCACAATGCCAGCAGTAAAAGCGTTGGTTTGGCCATGCGGGATCTTCAAAGTCGGGTTTGAGCAGGAATATCGTATCGCGTTCAAGATCCGGCATCGGGTGTGGCCCTTTTGGTGGTGGCACTGTGCTTGCGCCGTGGCGATGTCAGGGGCGGCCTTCAAAGATGCTTGAAGGCCGATATCAGATCGGCACGAAGGGCGGCCAGACGGTCACGGCCCTCGTCTTCGTCATAGGGTTTGGCGGTGCCAACACCCCAAACCGGGCCTGGCCATACGGCGTCGTCCTTGAAGCGGCCAATGACGTGGCAATGAAGCTGCGGCACCATATTACCCAGCATCGCGACATTGGTTTTGAAGGCATCAAAGCGACGTTTGATGACGCTTGAAACGGCAGCCACTTCATCGCCCAGGATTTTGCGATCTTCCGTACTCAGATCGTCATAATCGACAAGGTCGGGGCGTCTGGGTACAAGAATGAGCCAAGGATAACGCGCATCATTCATCAAAAGCACATGCGATAGCGGCCCGTCGGTGACGAGGGTGGTATCGGCGGCAAGCTGGGGATGAAGGGTGAATGCGTTATTCATGGTCAGTCCTTGTTATCGTGATAGCCCGATCAATGTCCCTGCTTATAACCTGCCGTGCTTTCTCTGTCTTGGTCTGTGGTGTGAAATCCGTCAGATAGCTTTGCGGATAGGTGCGAAAATTGGCGGGAAGGTCGGGCCCTCCCGCCAGGGAAGTCATGCGACCTTTACATCGCGATGTTTGGCAAGAAGCTGATCAACAAGACCGATGACTTCTTGTTCGGCTGCGTGAATGGAGGCCTCGGTTCGTTCGTCGGCGAACTCGTCATATTCAATGGCGGCACCAAACTGATCGGTGATGCCGATATATTGCAGCGGGGTAAACAGCCCGCCTTCGACAAAGTTCAGGTGCGCAATACGACCATCGGGCCCATAGCCATAGTCGCCACGTGATGACAGGGCGACAATCGATTTGTTGCCGGTCACCATTGGCCAATAGGGGACGTCGCCACGCGTACGGTCAAAGCCGAATGTCCGGCCAACGCGGACAATGT from Thalassospira indica harbors:
- a CDS encoding HIT domain-containing protein, translating into MNNAFTLHPQLAADTTLVTDGPLSHVLLMNDARYPWLILVPRRPDLVDYDDLSTEDRKILGDEVAAVSSVIKRRFDAFKTNVAMLGNMVPQLHCHVIGRFKDDAVWPGPVWGVGTAKPYDEDEGRDRLAALRADLISAFKHL
- a CDS encoding EamA family transporter codes for the protein MSSSPTDPTAVRALNAPQLFPRHIAVAILAAVACFFAANHVAARLTFENGTGLLLAVLCRSAVALSILIAIVYFKRHSIRLPRGLVRWQLVLGLMITIQSLCLYSAVARVPVALALLTANTFPIILALLTWGLGGPRPTLRAAGLMLFILSGLVLALDLPGILGGGAEVTSSWWLGIGFALMAATVLSVAFWVTDHKLAGISGPVRSMFTMLVVFVSMIIAGIGDVVPGGMGLPNATPGWMGLLALMLLYGGAFAVLFINVPRLDMARNAPVMNMEPIATLLFGWVILGQMISPIQMLGGLVVVSGIVILTLRKGA
- the hemN gene encoding oxygen-independent coproporphyrinogen III oxidase, whose product is MQLALYEKYDLRLPRYTSYPTAPHFHADVNGEVFEGWLGDLDPAQPLSLYLHVPYCEEMCWFCGCNTKITKTYKPVNGYVTALLTEIEGTLGKLPTDQKFTVSHIHFGGGSPTILKADDLRAIMAAIRSRLDILDDAEIAIEMDPRTATDDFMEAMVECGFNRASIGIQDFNQQVQTAVNRIQSMQLVRDVIAKLRSHGIAGINVDLMYGLPFQTVDSLRETVDQTVELCPDRLSVFGYAHVPWMKKHQQLIPTEALPDTGERWAQYEEIQNRLAKHGFVAIGLDHFAHQADSMARALSDGLLHRNFQGYTTDRAEALIGFGPSAISSLPQGYAQNDPALARWQRAVEDGKCAIEKGVALTNEDKLRRDIINELMCNLAVDLDPVCASHGISADRFAPELERIKAMTRDGIVEVQGNYIKLSELGRPLVRAVCAAFDTYLNHAHGRHSQAV
- a CDS encoding DUF3088 domain-containing protein, with product MPDLERDTIFLLKPDFEDPAWPNQRFYCWHCALIDGVLGSFPDLLAGLDIRHINWPRPRHDVIALLGEDHQSLPVMILKSGDTSSLQTGTANGHAFIDGKDNILLALSERHGFPVPHP